Proteins found in one Tamandua tetradactyla isolate mTamTet1 chromosome 3, mTamTet1.pri, whole genome shotgun sequence genomic segment:
- the LOC143677373 gene encoding vacuolar protein sorting-associated protein 26A — protein sequence MSFLGGFFGPICEIDVVLNDGETRKMAEMKTEDGKVEKHYLFYDGESVSGKVNLAFKQPGKRLEHQGIRIEFVGQIELFNDKSNTHEFVNLVKELALPGELTQSRSYDFEFMQVEKPYESYIGANVRLRYFLKVTIVRRLTDLVKEYDLIVHQLATYPDVNNSIKMEVGIEDCLHIEFEYNKSKYHLKDVIVGKIYFLLVRIKIQHMELQLIKKEITGIGPSTTTETETIAKYEIMDGAPVKGESIPIRLFLAGYDPTPTMRDVNKKFSVRYFLNLVLVDEEDRRYFKQQEIILWRKAPEKLRKQRTNFHQRFESPESQASAEQPEM from the coding sequence ATGAGTTTTCTTGGAGGCTTTTTTGGTCCAATTTGTGAGATCGATGTTGTCCTTAATGATGGGGAAAccaggaaaatggcagaaatgaaaactgaagaTGGGAAAGTAGAAAAACACTATCTTTTCTATGATGGAGAATCTGTTTCAGGAAAGGTAAACCTAGCCTTTAAGCAACCTGGGAAGAGGCTAGAGCACCAAGGAATTAGAATTGAATTTGTAGGTCAAATTGAACTTTTCAATGACAAGAGTAATACTCATGAATTTGTAAACCTAGTGAAAGAATTGGCCTTGCCTGGAGAACTGACTCAGAGCAGAAGTTATGACTTTGAATTCATGCAAGTTGAAAAGCCATATGAATCTTATATTGGTGCCAATGTTCGCTTGAGGTATTTTCTTAAAGTGACAATAGTAAGAAGACTGACAGACTTGGTAAAAGAGTATGATCTTATTGTTCACCAGCTTGCCACCTATCCTGATGTAAATAATTCTATTAAAATGGAAGTGGGCATTGAAGATTGTCTACACATAGAATTTGAATATAATAAATCAAAGTATCATTTAAAGGATGTGATTGTtggaaaaatttactttttattagtaAGAATAAAAATCCAACATATGGAGTTACAGCTGATCAAAAAAGAGATCACAGGGATTGGACCTAGTacaacaacagaaacagaaacaattgCCAAATATGAAATAATGGATGGTGCACCAGTAAAAGGTGAATCAATTCCAATAAGACTATTTTTAGCGGGATATGACCCAACTCCAACAATGAGAGATGTGAACAAAAAATTTTCAGTAAGGTACTTTTTGAATCTAGTCCTTGTTGATGAGGAAGACAGAAGGTACTTCAAGCAGCAGGAGATCATTTTATGGAGAAAAGCACCTGAAAAACTGAGGAAACAGAGAACAAACTTTCACCAGCGATTTGAATCTCCAGAATCACAGGCATCTGCTGAACAGCCTGAAATGTGA